From Drosophila suzukii chromosome 2R, CBGP_Dsuzu_IsoJpt1.0, whole genome shotgun sequence, a single genomic window includes:
- the LOC108008278 gene encoding skin secretory protein xP2 has protein sequence MKFLVIAFAVLACAYGDVSHLGYDYSPPAPVYQPAPAPISIPAPAPVYHSAPAPAPISIPAPAPVYHPAPAPISIPAPVEIPVPAPVRSYVPPAPISIPAPAPVYHSAPAPAPISIPAPAPISIPAPAPISIPAPVEIPAPVNSYIPPAPAPAPVYHSAPAPVEISAPAPVYSAPAPAPVYSAPAPAPVYSAPAPVYSAPAPAPVYSAPNTQVLEEIEPASNDGYRYKTVRRRVYRRRV, from the exons ATG AAATTCCTGGTTATTGCCTTTGCCGTCCTGGCCTGCGCCTATGGCGATGTCTCCCACCTGGGTTACGACTACTCTCCACCGGCTCCGGTCTACCAgcctgctcctgctcccatCAGCATCCCAGCTCCAGCTCCGGTCTACCACTCAGCacctgctcctgctcccatCAGCATCCCAGCTCCAGCTCCTGTTTACCACCCAGCTCCTGCTCCCATCAGCATCCCAGCTCCAGTTGAGATCCCCGTCCCTGCCCCTGTGAGGAGCTACGTCCCACCTGCACCCATCAGCATCCCAGCTCCTGCTCCAGTCTACCACTCAGCACCTGCCCCTGCTCCCATCAGCATCCCAGCTCCTGCTCCCATCAGCATCCCAGCTCCCGCTCCGATCAGCATCCCAGCTCCAGTTGAGATCCCCGCTCCGGTGAACTCCTACATTCCCCCTGCACCAGCACCAGCACCCGTTTACCACTCAGCTCCTGCCCCCGTGGAGATCTCTGCTCCTGCTCCAGTTTACTCTGCACCAGCTCCAGCTCCAGTTTActctgctcctgctcctgctccagTTTACTCTGCTCCTGCTCCAGTTTACTCTgctccagctccagctccAGTTTACTCCGCTCCCAACACCCAGGTTCTGGAGGAGATCGAGCCCGCTTCCAACGATGGATACCGCTACAAGACCGTGCGTCGTCGCGTCTACCGTCGCCGCGTCTAA